One Pseudomonas fluorescens genomic region harbors:
- the bfr gene encoding bacterioferritin — protein MQGHPDVIDYLNTLLTGELAARDQYFVHSRMYEDWGFTKLYERINHEMEEEAGHADALMRRILMLEGTPRMRPDDLDVGTTVPEMLEADLRLEYKVRAALCKGIELCEQHKDYVSREILRVQLNDTEEDHTYWLEKQLGLIKLIGLENYLQSHAS, from the coding sequence ATGCAAGGCCACCCAGACGTAATCGATTACCTCAACACGTTGCTGACCGGCGAATTGGCCGCGCGTGATCAATATTTTGTTCATTCGCGGATGTATGAGGACTGGGGGTTTACCAAGCTCTACGAGCGAATCAACCACGAGATGGAAGAAGAAGCCGGACATGCTGATGCATTGATGCGCCGGATTCTGATGCTGGAAGGCACGCCGCGCATGCGTCCCGATGATCTGGATGTCGGCACTACGGTGCCGGAAATGCTCGAAGCGGATCTGCGTCTCGAATACAAAGTCCGTGCAGCCCTGTGCAAAGGCATCGAGCTGTGCGAACAGCACAAGGATTACGTCAGCCGCGAGATTCTGCGCGTACAGCTGAACGACACCGAAGAAGATCACACCTACTGGCTGGAAAAGCAGCTGGGCCTGATCAAGCTGATCGGTCTCGAGAACTACCTGCAATCCCACGCTTCCTGA
- the uvrA gene encoding excinuclease ABC subunit UvrA: protein MDKILIRGARTHNLKNIDLTLPRDKLIVITGLSGSGKSSLAFDTLYAEGQRRYVESLSAYARQFLSMMEKPDVDTIEGLSPAISIEQKSTSHNPRSTVGTITEIYDYLRLLYARVGTPRCPDHDIPLEAQTVSQMVDLVLAQPEGSKLMLLAPVIRERKGEHLSVFEELRAQGFVRARVNGRICELDELPKLDKQKKHSIDVIVDRFKVRADLQQRLAESFETALKLADGIALVAPMDDEPGEEMIFSARFACPICGHAISELEPKLFSFNNPAGACPTCDGLGVKQFFDIKRLVNGELTLAEGAIRGWDRRNVYYFQMLGSLASHYKFSLEKPFNELTAEQQKQILHGSGSQNVDFKYLNDRGDIVKRSHPFEGIVPNLERRYRETESASVREELAKFLSHQACPDCRGTRLRREARHVWVGEKTLPAVTNLPIGDACVYFGELKMTGRRGEIADKILKEIRERLQFLVNVGLDYLSLDRSADTLSGGEAQRIRLASQIGAGLVGVLYILDEPSIGLHQRDNDRLLGTLKHLRDIGNTVIVVEHDEDAIRLADYVVDIGPGAGVHGGQIVAEGTPAEVMAHPDSLTGKYLSGRVKIEVPAKRTPRNKKLTLSLKGARGNNLRNVDLEIPIGLLTCVTGVSGSGKSTLINNTLFPLSATALNGATTLEAAAHDSIKGLEHLDKVVDIDQSPIGRTPRSNPATYTGLFTPIRELFAGVPESRSRGYGPGRFSFNVKGGRCEACQGDGLIKVEMHFLPDIYVPCDVCKSKRYNRETLEIKYKGKSIHETLEMTIEEARVFFDAVPALARKLQTLMDVGLSYIKLGQSATTLSGGEAQRVKLSRELSKRDTGKTLYILDEPTTGLHFADIQQLLDVLHRLRDHGNTVVVIEHNLDVIKTADWLVDLGPEGGSKGGQIIATGTPEQVAEMKQSHTGHYLKPLLIRDRA, encoded by the coding sequence TTGGACAAGATCCTGATACGTGGGGCCCGTACCCACAACCTGAAGAACATCGACCTGACCCTGCCACGGGACAAACTGATCGTCATCACCGGCCTGTCCGGATCCGGCAAGTCATCCTTGGCGTTCGACACGCTGTATGCCGAAGGCCAGCGCCGCTATGTCGAATCGCTGTCGGCCTATGCTCGCCAGTTCTTGTCGATGATGGAAAAACCTGACGTCGACACCATCGAAGGCCTGTCGCCGGCGATCTCCATCGAACAGAAGTCGACGTCGCACAACCCGCGTTCCACGGTCGGCACCATCACCGAAATCTACGACTACCTGCGCCTGCTCTATGCCCGCGTCGGTACGCCGCGCTGCCCGGATCACGACATTCCGCTGGAAGCGCAGACCGTCAGCCAGATGGTCGATCTGGTGCTCGCGCAGCCGGAAGGCAGCAAGCTGATGCTGCTGGCCCCGGTGATCCGCGAGCGCAAGGGTGAACACCTGTCGGTCTTCGAAGAGCTGCGTGCGCAAGGTTTCGTCCGCGCTCGGGTCAACGGGCGCATCTGCGAACTCGACGAATTGCCGAAGCTGGATAAACAGAAGAAGCATTCGATCGACGTTATCGTCGACCGCTTCAAGGTTCGCGCCGATCTTCAGCAACGTCTGGCCGAGTCTTTCGAGACCGCGCTGAAACTGGCCGACGGCATCGCGCTGGTCGCGCCGATGGATGATGAGCCGGGCGAAGAGATGATCTTCTCCGCGCGCTTTGCCTGCCCGATTTGCGGTCACGCGATCAGTGAGCTGGAGCCAAAGCTGTTTTCCTTCAACAATCCGGCCGGCGCCTGCCCGACATGCGATGGTCTGGGGGTGAAGCAGTTCTTCGACATCAAGCGGCTGGTCAATGGCGAGCTGACTCTGGCCGAGGGCGCGATTCGCGGTTGGGACCGACGCAACGTCTATTACTTCCAGATGCTCGGCTCGCTGGCGTCGCACTATAAGTTCAGCCTGGAAAAACCTTTCAATGAACTGACCGCTGAGCAGCAGAAACAGATCCTGCACGGCAGCGGTTCGCAGAACGTCGATTTCAAGTACCTTAACGACCGTGGCGATATCGTCAAACGCTCGCATCCGTTCGAAGGCATCGTGCCGAACCTGGAGCGGCGTTACCGCGAAACCGAATCGGCGAGCGTGCGCGAAGAGCTGGCGAAATTCCTCAGCCATCAGGCCTGCCCGGATTGCCGGGGGACTCGTCTGCGTCGCGAAGCGCGGCACGTGTGGGTCGGCGAGAAGACCCTGCCGGCGGTGACCAATCTGCCAATCGGCGATGCTTGCGTCTACTTCGGCGAGCTGAAGATGACCGGACGGCGCGGCGAAATCGCCGACAAGATTCTCAAGGAAATCCGCGAGCGCCTGCAGTTCCTCGTCAATGTCGGGCTGGACTACTTGTCGCTGGATCGCAGCGCCGACACCTTGTCCGGTGGCGAGGCGCAGCGGATTCGCCTGGCCAGTCAGATTGGTGCTGGCCTGGTCGGCGTTCTGTATATCCTCGATGAGCCCTCCATCGGCTTGCACCAGCGCGATAACGATCGGCTGCTCGGCACGCTCAAGCACCTGCGCGATATCGGCAATACGGTGATTGTGGTCGAGCACGACGAAGACGCGATTCGCCTGGCTGACTACGTGGTGGATATCGGCCCGGGTGCCGGCGTGCATGGCGGGCAGATCGTCGCCGAGGGCACACCGGCCGAAGTCATGGCGCATCCCGATTCGCTGACCGGCAAATACCTGTCGGGGCGGGTGAAAATCGAAGTGCCGGCCAAACGTACGCCGCGCAACAAGAAGCTGACGCTGTCGCTCAAAGGTGCGCGTGGAAACAATTTGCGCAATGTCGACCTGGAAATCCCGATTGGCCTGTTGACCTGTGTGACTGGTGTATCCGGCTCGGGCAAATCGACGCTGATCAATAACACGCTGTTCCCGCTGAGCGCCACGGCACTCAATGGTGCAACCACGCTGGAAGCGGCCGCGCACGACAGCATCAAAGGTCTGGAACATCTCGACAAAGTTGTCGATATCGACCAGAGCCCGATCGGACGTACGCCGCGCTCCAACCCGGCGACGTATACCGGCCTGTTCACGCCGATTCGAGAGCTGTTCGCCGGCGTTCCCGAGTCGCGCTCGCGTGGTTACGGCCCGGGACGTTTCTCGTTCAACGTCAAGGGCGGTCGTTGCGAGGCTTGTCAGGGCGATGGCCTGATCAAAGTAGAGATGCACTTCTTGCCGGACATCTATGTTCCATGCGACGTGTGCAAGAGCAAGCGTTACAACCGCGAAACCCTCGAGATCAAATACAAGGGCAAGAGCATCCACGAAACCCTCGAAATGACGATCGAGGAAGCGCGGGTATTCTTCGACGCGGTCCCTGCACTGGCGCGCAAGCTGCAAACGCTGATGGATGTGGGTTTGTCGTACATCAAGCTTGGGCAATCGGCGACAACGTTGTCCGGCGGTGAGGCGCAACGGGTCAAGCTGTCCCGCGAGCTGTCCAAGCGCGACACTGGCAAAACCCTGTACATCCTCGATGAGCCGACTACCGGTCTGCACTTCGCGGATATCCAGCAATTGCTCGACGTGCTGCATCGCCTGCGCGACCACGGCAACACCGTGGTGGTGATCGAACACAACCTCGACGTGATCAAGACGGCGGACTGGCTGGTCGATCTCGGGCCTGAAGGCGGTTCCAAAGGCGGGCAGATCATCGCCACCGGCACGCCCGAGCAAGTGGCCGAGATGAAGCAGTCTCACACCGGCCACTACCTCAAGCCGTTGCTGATCCGCGATCGGGCTTAA